Part of the Streptomyces sp. NBC_01353 genome, GCGGCCGACCTGATGCACATCCTCATCGTCACCAGCGTCCTCGCCTCACTCCTCGCCTTCCACAACGCGATCAACCGCTACGGTCTCGCCCTCGCCGAGGAGGGCGTCCTGCCCAAGGCCCTCGGCCGCGTCCACCCCCGCCACCGCTCCCCGTACCTCGCCGGCATCCTGCAGACCGCCCTCGGCGCGGCCGTCGTCCTCGCCTTCGCGGCCGCGGGAGCCGACCCGTACCAGCAGCTCCTGCTCTGGGTGAACACCCCCGGCATGATCGGCCTGATGGTGCTCCAGCTGCTTGCCGCGCTCGCCGTGCCGCTGTTCTTCCGTCGGATCAGCCACGACGAGGGACCGCTGCGCACGGTGGTCGCCCCCGTCACCGCTTTCGTCCTGCTCGCCGGGGCGATCACGCTCGTCGCCCTCCACGTCGAGCTGTTCACCGGTGCCTCCGCCACCGTCAACACCGTCCTGCTCGCCCTCGTCCCCGCCGTCTTCGTCCTCGGACTCCTCCTCGCGTACCGGCTGCGCCGTACTCGCCCCGAGGTCTACGCGAACTTCGCCGCGGAACCCGAAACCGAAGAGCCCGAAGCCGAAGAGCCCGAAACCGAGAAGACCGCAGAAGGAGCATCGTCGTCGTGTCCGCACCCGACCTCGTCCTCGTCAACGCCCGTGTCCGCGATCCCGAGCTCACCGGCGCCACTGCCGTCGCCGTCCGCGACGGACTGATCACCGCCGTCGGAGACGACACCGACGCCCGCGGCTGGCGCGGCGCGGGCACCGAGACGGTCGACCTCGGCGGCGCCACCCTCACCCCCGGCCTCACCGACGCCCACAGCCACCCCGTCTGGGGCCTGGAGATGTTCACGGGCACCGACCTCTCCGGCGTACGCGACCTCGACGAGCTGCGCGCGGTCCTCGCCACGGCCGAGCGCCGCGACGGCTGGATCATCGGCTTCGCCCTCGACCACAACGTCTTCGGCGGCCGACCGATCCACCGCGAGCTCATCGAGGACGTCCTCGGTGGCGCCCCCGCCTTCCTGCGGCTCTACGACGGCCACTCCGCCCTCGCCGGCGAGGCGGCCCTGAAGGCCGCCGGTATCCATGGTCCGCGTGCCTTCGCGCAGCGTTCCGAGATCGTCTGCGACGCCGAAGGACGGCCCACCGGCCATCTGATCGAGCACGCCGCCATGGACCTCATGACGCCCGTGCTCCCCGCCCAGCCCTACGCCGAGCGACGCGACCGGCTCGTCGAGCTGCTGACCTCCATGGCCGCCACCGGACTGACCGGCGCCCATGTCATGGACCTCGGCAGCCACGACGTGCCCGGCCTGCTCACCTCCCTGGAGGCCGACGGCGATCTGCCGCTGCGCCTGCGGCTCGCCCCCTGGTGCATGCCCGGTGCCGACCCGGAGGAGCTGGCGGAGCTCGTACGGCTCCAGGAGCGGTCGGGGCGGCTGTGGCGGGTCGGCGGGGTGAAATTCTTCATGGACGGCACCGTGGAGGGCGGCACCGCCTGGCTCGAACACGCCGACTGCCACGGCCAGGGCACCGACGCCTTCTGGCCCGACCCGGCCGCGTACTCGGCCGCCGTACGCCACTTCCACGAGGCCGGCGTCGGCACCGCCACGCACGCCATCGGCGACGCGGCCGTCCGGCACGTCCTCGA contains:
- a CDS encoding amidohydrolase, with translation MSAPDLVLVNARVRDPELTGATAVAVRDGLITAVGDDTDARGWRGAGTETVDLGGATLTPGLTDAHSHPVWGLEMFTGTDLSGVRDLDELRAVLATAERRDGWIIGFALDHNVFGGRPIHRELIEDVLGGAPAFLRLYDGHSALAGEAALKAAGIHGPRAFAQRSEIVCDAEGRPTGHLIEHAAMDLMTPVLPAQPYAERRDRLVELLTSMAATGLTGAHVMDLGSHDVPGLLTSLEADGDLPLRLRLAPWCMPGADPEELAELVRLQERSGRLWRVGGVKFFMDGTVEGGTAWLEHADCHGQGTDAFWPDPAAYSAAVRHFHEAGVGTATHAIGDAAVRHVLDTVEALGAGGPRHRIEHIETVPDGELARFAALGVVASMQPPHTAYTRADHTDEWSKRLGDERADRAWRCRDLRDAGAYLALGSDWPIAHYDARQVLATAQAPRGAASARPGLSGLMALEGMTTHAAVAAGEEKVAGRIAPGHRADLTAFTVDPVTAPGDETSQAPIRLTTAGGRITYRS